One segment of Akkermansiaceae bacterium DNA contains the following:
- a CDS encoding efflux transporter outer membrane subunit, giving the protein MKIRLIEIISLGLLVASCVPSPDTVSQNRNADLSIPKRYDATAPPVPEVKSGLLDLFPDAAMRAYVTRALTHNPDLKASAARLEEAGFNIRKAYAPLLPSLSAGSAAARSKSLVGTASSVSSRYSASLDTQWEIDVWGRIRAGVSASASDRNAALADYASARQSIAAQTIQAYFDLVAADRLLGLSQRRLASFQKSYQLVNRRFEAGTGNLGDLDLARTDVENTRAQLAQRKDARDQAARRLAVLTGAYPDARSSASAWPSLQRGVRAGIPSTLLMNRPDIDAAYQRIRAADSRVTVAHRDLYPRFSLTASGGNQSSTLKSLADANFNVWSIAGNLTAPLIDGGSRRAELGAANARAKQALANYQSTVLNAFREVENALGSERYLLSQELSTRKALAAARSAEARIQRNYETGLVEILTLLESQRRSFSTEESLINTQALRYKNRVTLALALGKGL; this is encoded by the coding sequence CCCTTGGCCTCCTCGTTGCAAGTTGTGTGCCGAGTCCGGATACTGTGTCGCAAAACAGGAATGCAGACCTCAGTATCCCCAAGCGCTATGACGCCACAGCGCCTCCGGTTCCCGAAGTGAAATCCGGGTTGTTAGATCTGTTTCCCGATGCCGCAATGCGTGCCTACGTGACCAGGGCGCTGACCCATAACCCGGATCTCAAGGCGAGCGCGGCACGCCTCGAAGAAGCCGGTTTCAACATTAGAAAAGCCTACGCGCCACTGCTTCCATCCTTGAGTGCGGGCAGTGCTGCGGCCCGGTCCAAAAGTCTGGTGGGAACCGCGTCATCGGTGAGTAGCCGATACTCTGCATCGCTCGATACCCAATGGGAAATCGATGTATGGGGCCGTATCCGGGCCGGTGTCAGTGCCTCGGCGAGTGATCGTAATGCGGCACTCGCTGATTACGCATCAGCCCGGCAGTCGATTGCCGCGCAGACGATCCAGGCATACTTTGACCTGGTAGCCGCTGATAGGTTGTTAGGTCTTTCGCAAAGACGCCTGGCCAGTTTTCAAAAATCCTACCAACTTGTGAACCGACGTTTCGAGGCAGGGACAGGAAACCTGGGCGACCTTGATCTCGCGCGCACGGATGTCGAGAACACCCGCGCCCAGCTGGCCCAGCGCAAGGATGCTCGTGATCAAGCTGCACGCAGACTCGCCGTGCTGACAGGAGCCTACCCCGATGCCAGGTCATCAGCCAGTGCATGGCCCTCGCTTCAGCGCGGTGTGCGGGCCGGTATCCCATCGACCTTGCTGATGAACCGGCCCGATATTGATGCCGCCTACCAGCGTATCCGTGCCGCCGACTCCCGGGTCACCGTCGCGCATCGGGATCTCTATCCCAGGTTCTCGCTCACGGCGAGTGGTGGCAATCAATCGTCGACTTTGAAAAGCCTGGCTGATGCCAATTTTAATGTCTGGTCGATCGCTGGCAATCTCACGGCACCGCTGATCGATGGTGGTAGCCGTCGGGCTGAACTCGGGGCCGCCAATGCCCGTGCCAAACAAGCGCTGGCGAACTATCAATCGACGGTTCTCAATGCCTTCAGGGAAGTGGAGAACGCCCTTGGCTCGGAGCGTTATCTTCTCAGCCAGGAACTGTCCACCCGCAAGGCCCTGGCTGCGGCCCGTAGTGCGGAAGCCCGTATCCAGAGGAACTACGAAACGGGGCTGGTGGAAATCCTCACCCTCCTCGAGAGCCAGCGTCGTTCGTTCAGCACCGAGGAATCGCTCATCAATACCCAGGCCCTGCGTTACAAGAACCGTGTCACCCTGGCATTAGCCCTGGGTAAGGGGCTCTAA
- a CDS encoding efflux RND transporter periplasmic adaptor subunit, whose protein sequence is MKLALKIIIPFVFIALAGFGVSIMIKNKKGMPAGTPPLVVPQAEVISVNKQDHQPPVITYGTVQSYFETTLTPQVGGQIVDVAKEFHVGHLVKKGTVLARIDDADYVAALARETSNLSTAKRTLAEEEIKAKQAAEDWIASGRDLATASDFVLRKPQLAAAKASIQSTEAAVKKAEVDVQRTIIRAPYDAVVLTRTASLGNYAGPQQSLGKLVATERVEIRLPLTADQVARVNLPGLGAQDSSHAIQVTLTSATREGVQWNGRLTRTEPAVDAKNQVAYVIAEVDSPYVAEPEPLVVGTFVNASIPAKTIPGAYKAPESALVNDSYVWVLDKADQLCRISATRVHSYNANVYLQLSVDDLAEHAISLPLRIVTRPLTNFKQGEKVKPVSKDD, encoded by the coding sequence ATGAAACTCGCACTCAAAATCATCATTCCGTTTGTCTTTATCGCCCTGGCCGGTTTTGGCGTCAGCATCATGATCAAAAACAAAAAAGGGATGCCGGCCGGGACGCCCCCCCTCGTGGTTCCCCAGGCGGAGGTCATCAGCGTGAACAAACAGGACCACCAGCCACCGGTGATCACCTACGGTACGGTGCAGAGTTATTTTGAAACTACGCTGACACCTCAAGTCGGGGGGCAAATCGTCGATGTCGCCAAAGAATTCCACGTTGGTCATCTGGTGAAAAAGGGAACGGTGTTAGCGCGGATCGACGATGCCGATTACGTGGCGGCCCTGGCACGCGAGACATCTAACTTATCCACTGCCAAACGCACATTGGCGGAGGAGGAGATCAAGGCAAAACAAGCTGCCGAGGACTGGATTGCATCCGGCCGGGACCTGGCAACGGCCTCCGATTTTGTGTTGCGCAAACCTCAACTCGCTGCCGCCAAGGCGAGTATCCAATCGACGGAGGCCGCGGTCAAAAAAGCGGAGGTCGACGTGCAGCGCACCATCATCCGTGCGCCCTATGATGCAGTGGTCCTGACCCGCACGGCTTCCCTTGGTAACTATGCCGGACCGCAGCAGTCGCTCGGCAAACTTGTCGCGACCGAACGCGTCGAGATCAGGCTGCCGCTCACGGCGGATCAGGTCGCTCGGGTAAACTTGCCAGGTTTGGGTGCCCAGGATTCAAGCCATGCCATTCAGGTCACCTTGACCAGCGCAACCAGGGAGGGGGTCCAATGGAACGGGCGGCTAACACGCACGGAACCGGCGGTTGATGCGAAAAACCAGGTGGCTTATGTGATTGCGGAAGTGGATAGCCCCTATGTGGCCGAGCCGGAGCCATTGGTGGTGGGGACTTTTGTCAACGCATCCATCCCTGCGAAAACCATACCGGGTGCCTACAAGGCTCCAGAGTCAGCCCTGGTCAATGACAGCTACGTCTGGGTGCTCGACAAGGCCGACCAACTCTGCCGGATTTCAGCCACGCGGGTCCACAGCTATAATGCCAACGTCTACCTTCAGCTTTCGGTCGACGACCTGGCTGAACATGCCATCTCGCTCCCGCTCCGTATTGTCACCCGACCACTCACCAATTTCAAACAAGGAGAAAAAGTAAAACCTGTTAGCAAGGATGACTGA